A region of Clupea harengus unplaced genomic scaffold, Ch_v2.0.2, whole genome shotgun sequence DNA encodes the following proteins:
- the LOC122132079 gene encoding metalloproteinase inhibitor 2-like — translation MNNPNNSIFATLVVLLLWRVKEIAEACSCSPVHPQQAFCNADVVIRAKVVGRKEIASGNDVYGNPIKRIQYDIKQIKMFKGPGQAVEAIFTAPTSAMCGVTLEADSKEYLITGKMESDGVHVTLCDFVEPWSDLTHTQTLSLNQRYQSGCDCRIVRCQSLPCSIGGPEECLWTDWVLEATHRGKQAQFFTCIPRSDASCNWYRGSHAPSKEFMDIEDP, via the exons ATGAATAATCCAAACAACAGTATTTTTGCTACACTGGTCGTGCTGCTTTTATGGCGAGTGAAAGAAATCGCCGAAGCTTGCAGTTGCTCTCCTGTGCATCCTCAACAGGCTTTTTGCAACGCAGACGTCG TCATCAGAGCTAAGGTGGTTGGACGGAAAGAAATAGCTTCTGGGAATGATGTCTATGGCAACCCCATCAAGAGGATCCAGTATGACATCAAACAGATCAAA ATGTTTAAGGGTCCTGGTCAAGCAGTGGAGGCCATCTTCACAGCCCCAACTTCTGCCATGTGTGGTGTGACTCTGGAGGCTGACAGCAAGGAGTACCTGATCACAG GAAAGATGGAGTCTGATGGTGTGCATGTTACACTCTGTGACTTTGTGGAGCCGTGGAGTGACCTaacccacactcaaacactcagcCTGAACCAGCGCTACCAGTCAGGCTGTGACTGCCGg ATTGTGAGATGCCAGTCCTTGCCCTGTTCTATCGGTGGCCCAGAAGAGTGCCTGTGGACAGACTGGGTCCTGGAGGCAACTCACCGTGGCAAACAGGCCCAATTTTTCACCTGCATCCCTCGAAGCGATGCTTCCTGCAACTGGTACCGTGGCTCTCATGCCCCCAGCAAGGAGTTCATGGACATCGAGGACCCATAG